Part of the Deltaproteobacteria bacterium genome is shown below.
CTAAGGTCTTTGAAACCCGGGCATTTGGTATTCAATATCAAAAATTAGCGCCCAAAGTTTCACCCTTGGCTGTGCCTAAAGAAGCTAATTAATAATAGCAAGGTGAAGTTAACCTGGCTTACTCCAGATGAGTAAGCCGAATTTCTCCATCAAGCCCTCAAGGTCTTGGCTTTGAGGGCTTATTAATCATACCGCAGGCGGTTAATGGCGAAAGCGATTGCTATTGCTGCCCCAGGAGAAGCCGTGCTTCAGATTGAAGATTTATGGGTAACCATTGCAAACAAAGAGGTCCTGAAGGGTATCAACCTTGACATCCGGACAGGTGAAACTCATACCCTGTTCGGGAAAAACGGTTCCGGCAAGTCCACCCTGCTGATGACCCTGATGGGCTTTGCCCGTTATCAAGTGGCCCAGGGGCGAATCTTGTTTAAGGGGCAGGATATTACTTACCTGCCTACCCATGAGCGGGCCCGCCTGGGTCTCGGTCTGGCCTTCCAACGGCCCCCAACCATCCGCGGGGTCAAGACCCGGGATATTTTGCAGGTCTGTGGAGCTGGGGGCCAGTCGGCCGAGGCGCTGGCCTTCGACTATGACTTTGAAGACTTTTTAGACCGGGAAATTAATTATGGTTTCTCGGGAGGGGAGATCAAAAAATCAGAATTATTACAACTGGTGGCCCAAGATCCCGCACTAGTATTATTGGATGAGCCGGAGTCCGGAGTCGATCTAGAAAATTTGCAGATGGTGGGGGAGATCATTCGCCGATTGCTGCAAAAGGATCGCCGCCGGATGGACCGGGTAAAATCCGGACTGATCATTACTCACACCGGGTTTATCTTGAATTATCTCAACGCGGACAAGGGCCATGTGATGTGTGACGGTCAGATTGCCTGTCATGGCATTCCGCGGGAGATCTTGGAGCATATTAAGGAGCAGGGATACGAGGAGTGCGTAAGATGCCTGACGACCTGAGAGCAGCAGCTGTGAAAAGCCGGGATAAAAAGGCGGCCGCAGGGCTGGATGTTGACCTGGCCCAATTTTCTCGTCAGGGCACAGATTGGGCGTATGATGACCAATATCAGAATTTTGATGAGGCCGAGAAGGCCCACTTACTTAAGGTTGGA
Proteins encoded:
- a CDS encoding ABC transporter ATP-binding protein, which translates into the protein MLQIEDLWVTIANKEVLKGINLDIRTGETHTLFGKNGSGKSTLLMTLMGFARYQVAQGRILFKGQDITYLPTHERARLGLGLAFQRPPTIRGVKTRDILQVCGAGGQSAEALAFDYDFEDFLDREINYGFSGGEIKKSELLQLVAQDPALVLLDEPESGVDLENLQMVGEIIRRLLQKDRRRMDRVKSGLIITHTGFILNYLNADKGHVMCDGQIACHGIPREILEHIKEQGYEECVRCLTT